From Varibaculum massiliense, a single genomic window includes:
- a CDS encoding NADH-quinone oxidoreductase subunit B: MSFDNELPAGVALTSLDKFMGLNRKASVWPVTMGLACCAIEMMATGTPRFDIARFGMEVFRASPRHADLMIVSGRVSWKMAPIVRNAYDSMPDPKWVISMGACASSGGVFNNYAVVQGCDHIVPVDVYLPGCPPRPEALIHAIMVLWDQIHYRTPLTQKQRLEIARKAEKAALEATPTSQMKGLLA; this comes from the coding sequence ATGTCTTTTGATAATGAGCTGCCGGCAGGAGTCGCCCTCACTAGCCTAGACAAGTTTATGGGGCTTAACCGCAAAGCTAGTGTTTGGCCGGTGACTATGGGGCTAGCCTGCTGCGCTATTGAAATGATGGCCACCGGCACCCCGCGTTTCGATATTGCGCGCTTCGGGATGGAAGTCTTCCGCGCCTCTCCCCGCCACGCAGATCTGATGATTGTATCTGGGCGGGTTTCCTGGAAGATGGCGCCAATTGTTCGCAACGCCTACGACTCCATGCCCGATCCCAAGTGGGTTATTTCTATGGGGGCGTGCGCTTCTTCTGGCGGGGTATTCAATAACTACGCGGTGGTGCAAGGCTGTGACCATATTGTCCCAGTTGATGTGTATCTGCCCGGATGCCCTCCGCGCCCCGAAGCCCTAATTCACGCGATTATGGTGCTGTGGGATCAGATCCATTACCGCACTCCTCTTACTCAAAAGCAACGGTTGGAGATTGCCCGTAAGGCCGAGAAAGCAGCTTTGGAAGCGACTCCTACTTCCCAGATGAAAGGACTGTTGGCGTGA
- the ndhC gene encoding NADH-quinone oxidoreductase subunit A: protein MSPSASLLIMGAVAIVLAVGGLAMSAVLGPSRKTRTKLATYECGIDPNVHEDARGRFPIKYYLIAMTFIVFDVEMVFLYPFAVSIGHFGRVMAIPVLIDILLFIVLVLVPYIYEWRRGGLDY, encoded by the coding sequence ATGAGTCCATCGGCATCACTGTTAATCATGGGCGCAGTCGCGATTGTACTAGCCGTAGGCGGTCTGGCGATGTCAGCCGTTCTCGGCCCGAGTCGCAAGACTCGCACCAAACTGGCGACTTACGAATGCGGAATTGATCCCAATGTTCACGAGGATGCGCGTGGACGTTTTCCGATTAAGTACTACTTGATTGCGATGACGTTCATTGTCTTCGATGTGGAAATGGTGTTCCTATACCCCTTCGCGGTATCTATCGGACACTTCGGTCGCGTGATGGCTATTCCGGTATTGATCGACATCCTGTTATTCATTGTGTTAGTGCTGGTGCCCTATATTTATGAGTGGCGCCGCGGCGGACTGGACTATTAG
- a CDS encoding NAD(P)/FAD-dependent oxidoreductase — MTDQLADNQCQVLVIGAGPAGAATAYHLAQAGVDVLVLEKGIFPRDKICGDGLTPGAVKEILAMGINPLSEGWQPNYGLSVIGGGHRIALPWPKTGSLPAYGLTCQRKKLDQRLIQQAVAAGARLEENTVVQDLLTDDAGYAKGVRAIQRDRETRQKRELSFHAQYVVDCTGANARLASRQGRTPLKNRPLAVAARAYFRSPRGNETMMESHLELWDGKPGKSNLLPGYGWLFPMGEGIVNVGLGSVSSGAQSTKLPYKEIFHRWVANLPEEWGLSEKNMLGPLRSAPLPMAFNRKPAYENGLLLVGDAAGMVSPFNGEGIAPAMFAGRRAAAALVQALGRTSRAQAELALREYPRDLEDQYGGYYSLGRVFVRLIENPQIMHACTKYGLDKPSLMRFVHKMLSDGYERRGGVASDRVLQILTKVVIPS; from the coding sequence ATGACGGATCAGCTTGCAGACAATCAATGCCAAGTGCTGGTTATAGGTGCCGGTCCTGCGGGCGCTGCTACCGCCTACCACCTGGCTCAAGCTGGCGTTGACGTCCTGGTCCTTGAAAAAGGAATCTTTCCCCGCGACAAAATCTGTGGTGATGGTTTAACCCCGGGAGCGGTAAAAGAAATCCTGGCAATGGGGATTAATCCCCTGTCGGAAGGCTGGCAGCCCAATTACGGATTGAGCGTAATCGGGGGTGGACATCGGATTGCCTTACCCTGGCCGAAAACTGGTTCCCTGCCCGCTTATGGTCTTACCTGTCAGCGCAAAAAGCTCGATCAACGTTTAATCCAGCAGGCGGTGGCCGCGGGGGCGCGGCTGGAAGAAAACACCGTGGTTCAGGATCTACTCACCGATGACGCTGGCTATGCTAAGGGGGTGCGCGCTATCCAGCGTGACCGCGAAACCCGGCAGAAACGCGAGCTCAGTTTCCATGCCCAATACGTAGTCGACTGTACCGGGGCAAACGCCCGCTTGGCTTCCCGACAAGGACGCACGCCCCTGAAGAATCGTCCGCTGGCAGTGGCGGCGCGAGCCTATTTCCGTTCCCCCCGTGGTAACGAAACCATGATGGAATCTCACCTGGAACTGTGGGATGGCAAGCCCGGCAAATCAAATCTGCTTCCCGGGTACGGCTGGCTGTTCCCGATGGGCGAGGGGATAGTAAACGTAGGGTTAGGGTCAGTTTCTTCGGGAGCACAATCCACTAAGTTGCCCTATAAAGAAATCTTTCACCGCTGGGTGGCCAATCTGCCGGAAGAATGGGGTCTGAGCGAAAAAAATATGCTCGGACCCCTACGATCTGCCCCTCTACCGATGGCATTTAACCGCAAACCGGCTTACGAAAATGGGCTACTTTTGGTCGGTGACGCCGCCGGAATGGTTTCGCCTTTTAATGGCGAGGGGATCGCCCCGGCGATGTTTGCGGGGCGGCGTGCAGCTGCTGCTTTAGTACAGGCTTTAGGGCGCACCTCTCGGGCGCAAGCCGAACTCGCTCTCCGGGAATATCCCCGTGACCTGGAAGATCAATACGGGGGTTACTACAGTTTGGGGCGAGTTTTTGTGCGCTTAATCGAAAATCCCCAGATTATGCACGCCTGCACCAAGTACGGGTTAGATAAACCCTCCTTGATGCGTTTTGTTCATAAAATGCTTTCTGATGGTTATGAACGCCGCGGCGGAGTAGCCTCCGACAGAGTGCTACAAATTCTGACTAAGGTGGTAATACCGTCATGA
- a CDS encoding class I SAM-dependent methyltransferase, with protein MSEKNPPAAAGLDKQPEEVSGMFDQVAARYDLTNDVMTFGQHRIWRRCLRQVVAPRPGQKILDIAAGTGTSSLSFYRAGAEVTCCDFSPGMVAEGRKRHSELNFVVADAHDLPFADQSFDTVTCSFGFRNMHDPAKALREFARVTKPGGKLAIMEFSTPPSPLIARLYQLYMRQVLPTAGRLVSSDSDAYTYLFDSILDWPDQETLGHLIQANGWGEVSYRNLTLGVVAIHRAFKEDI; from the coding sequence TTGAGCGAAAAAAATCCGCCGGCAGCCGCTGGTTTAGATAAACAACCCGAAGAAGTTTCTGGAATGTTTGACCAGGTGGCCGCCCGTTATGACTTGACTAATGATGTGATGACTTTCGGTCAGCACCGGATTTGGCGGCGCTGCCTGCGGCAAGTGGTGGCTCCCCGTCCGGGGCAAAAAATCCTAGATATCGCCGCCGGTACCGGTACTTCCTCGCTTAGTTTTTACCGCGCCGGAGCCGAAGTTACCTGCTGCGATTTTTCGCCGGGGATGGTTGCGGAAGGGCGAAAGCGCCATAGCGAGTTGAATTTTGTTGTCGCTGATGCCCACGACCTACCTTTCGCGGATCAGTCATTCGACACCGTTACTTGCTCTTTTGGCTTTAGGAATATGCATGACCCGGCGAAGGCGCTGCGCGAATTTGCGCGGGTAACCAAACCGGGAGGCAAACTGGCGATTATGGAGTTTTCTACTCCGCCCTCCCCCCTGATAGCCCGGCTTTACCAGCTCTATATGCGCCAAGTATTGCCTACCGCGGGTCGCCTGGTTTCCTCAGATTCGGATGCCTATACCTACCTGTTTGATTCCATTTTGGATTGGCCAGATCAAGAGACTTTGGGTCACCTAATCCAAGCGAACGGATGGGGAGAAGTTTCCTACCGCAATCTCACCTTGGGGGTTGTAGCGATTCACCGCGCCTTTAAAGAGGATATTTAG
- a CDS encoding HAD family hydrolase gives MNAETKVAAFFDLDETVIRGASSWVLTRELFRHRFFGVRDLFFAARQAFLYVVLGEDQARVEQVKTRALQVMAGHSQREIMEISEQVCDLLEKKLFPQAQGLIKRHQAAGHDIWLISAAPSELPQMLAQRLGLTGGIGTEVAVKDGIYEARLASELMHAQGKRDRVVALASERGYDLASCFAYSDSDNDMPLLTLVGKPSAINPDIWLRVRALQRGWPVIDFRRRSRISKALQKAKARRRGFNLVGLGQRF, from the coding sequence GTGAATGCGGAAACGAAGGTAGCAGCCTTCTTCGATCTTGACGAAACCGTAATTAGGGGAGCTAGCTCCTGGGTGCTCACGCGCGAACTTTTCCGACACCGGTTTTTTGGTGTCCGCGACCTATTCTTTGCGGCGCGCCAAGCGTTCCTTTATGTAGTTCTAGGAGAGGATCAAGCCCGGGTTGAGCAGGTAAAAACCCGGGCTTTGCAGGTGATGGCGGGGCATTCCCAGCGCGAAATCATGGAGATTTCCGAGCAGGTGTGCGACCTTTTAGAAAAGAAACTGTTTCCCCAGGCGCAAGGTTTAATTAAACGGCATCAGGCAGCGGGACACGATATTTGGTTGATTTCCGCCGCCCCCTCGGAACTTCCCCAGATGTTGGCGCAGCGTTTGGGGTTAACCGGAGGTATCGGTACTGAGGTTGCGGTGAAAGACGGGATTTACGAGGCGCGCCTAGCTTCCGAACTTATGCACGCCCAAGGCAAGCGAGATCGGGTGGTGGCGTTGGCGAGCGAGCGGGGCTATGACCTGGCATCCTGCTTTGCTTATTCAGATTCCGATAATGATATGCCGCTGCTGACCCTGGTGGGTAAGCCTTCGGCTATTAATCCCGATATTTGGTTGCGGGTGCGCGCCTTGCAGCGGGGGTGGCCGGTGATTGATTTTCGGCGTCGTTCGCGGATTAGCAAAGCCCTGCAAAAAGCTAAAGCTAGGCGGCGCGGCTTTAACCTGGTTGGATTGGGGCAGCGTTTCTGA
- a CDS encoding histidine phosphatase family protein, with amino-acid sequence MQNLTTIHLMRHGEVDNPDGVLYGRLPGYHLTELGRQMAQMSAEYLFEKGAYLDAIVSSPLERAVESATPASQLFDLPIRTDKRLLESMNMFEGEVVNGNRAALFHPRNWSRYRNVFRPSWCEPYAVQASRVTEAVRSALHLPIQDASRLGRSADGSTIREILLVSHQLPIWSFRLFVEGRPLAHLPTRRQCALASLTSLTFLGDTLISLDYCEPAAPLLAQASDMVPGTSAAALNQGH; translated from the coding sequence ATGCAGAACCTAACCACTATTCATCTGATGCGCCACGGGGAAGTTGATAATCCAGATGGGGTCTTGTACGGACGCCTCCCCGGCTATCACCTAACCGAGCTTGGCCGCCAAATGGCACAGATGAGCGCGGAATATCTTTTTGAAAAAGGCGCCTATTTAGATGCCATTGTTTCTTCCCCTCTAGAGCGGGCAGTCGAGTCGGCAACTCCGGCCTCCCAGCTGTTTGATCTGCCTATTCGCACTGACAAGCGCCTTTTAGAGTCGATGAATATGTTCGAGGGCGAAGTGGTAAACGGTAACCGCGCCGCCTTGTTCCACCCGCGCAACTGGTCGCGTTACCGCAATGTTTTCCGTCCTTCTTGGTGTGAGCCTTACGCAGTCCAGGCCAGCCGGGTTACTGAGGCGGTGCGTTCTGCTTTGCACCTGCCAATTCAGGATGCTTCCCGCCTGGGACGCTCTGCCGATGGCTCTACGATTCGTGAAATTTTATTGGTTTCGCACCAGCTGCCGATTTGGTCTTTCCGGCTATTTGTGGAGGGGCGCCCGCTGGCGCATCTGCCTACCCGCCGCCAATGCGCCCTGGCTTCGCTGACTTCCCTTACTTTCTTAGGGGATACCCTGATTAGTTTGGATTATTGTGAACCGGCAGCTCCGCTCCTAGCTCAGGCTTCCGATATGGTGCCAGGTACTTCCGCGGCCGCCTTGAATCAAGGACACTAA
- a CDS encoding PLD nuclease N-terminal domain-containing protein has translation MAAVVIALVQILLAVYALVDCLRTEKSDLPGRLPRAFWLLIIIVLPVFGPLAWIVISWASKAESPDGRVEIPRNPLDILRGSSQSSQPQEVEIPEAPDDNPDFLFSLEAKMRRERMAREAEEAAKKRAEKKQKDAASGEKDAAGEGKNSSAAETGEDEANPDANPSEDPSSQD, from the coding sequence ATGGCTGCGGTAGTTATTGCCCTCGTACAGATTCTGCTAGCGGTATATGCGCTAGTGGATTGCTTGCGCACGGAAAAATCGGATTTACCCGGACGCCTGCCACGCGCTTTTTGGCTGTTAATTATTATCGTATTGCCGGTTTTCGGCCCCCTGGCCTGGATTGTGATTTCTTGGGCGAGTAAAGCTGAAAGCCCCGATGGGCGGGTCGAGATTCCCCGCAATCCCCTCGATATTCTCCGAGGGAGCAGCCAGAGCTCCCAGCCGCAGGAAGTAGAGATACCAGAGGCTCCCGACGATAACCCCGATTTCTTGTTCTCGTTAGAGGCGAAGATGCGGCGGGAACGGATGGCACGCGAGGCCGAGGAAGCAGCCAAAAAACGAGCGGAAAAAAAGCAGAAAGATGCTGCTAGTGGGGAAAAAGATGCTGCCGGTGAAGGCAAGAACAGTTCCGCCGCGGAAACCGGCGAGGACGAAGCCAATCCGGACGCGAATCCTTCGGAAGACCCCTCCTCTCAGGACTAA
- a CDS encoding 1,4-dihydroxy-2-naphthoate polyprenyltransferase, whose protein sequence is MATGSQWIEAARPKTLPASLAPVIMGIGGAIGLGQASVGKSVLALLVALAFQVGVNFSNDYSDGIRGTDAKGKRVGPQRLTGAGLAAPRTVLVAALSCYAFAGICGIVLCVWAGSYALIALGVLAALAAWFYTGGKHPYGYLPGVAEVMVFAFFGLLAVQGTIWVQAHTLPWRTWTAASGIGLLSCALLLVNNLRDIPGDRQSGKNTLAVKLGDKGSRYLFACYLYAALVLGVVSFNVRWEALLFGVAMAVWVCFPLLKVLQGARGKALIKTLKQVGQITLGYGLAIAVQWALQGL, encoded by the coding sequence ATGGCAACTGGTTCGCAGTGGATTGAAGCTGCACGTCCGAAAACTTTACCCGCTTCCTTGGCGCCGGTGATTATGGGGATCGGAGGGGCAATCGGCCTGGGGCAGGCCTCGGTAGGAAAATCGGTACTCGCCTTGCTGGTTGCGCTGGCCTTCCAGGTGGGCGTGAATTTCTCGAATGATTACTCCGATGGGATTCGCGGCACCGATGCCAAAGGAAAACGGGTTGGGCCCCAACGCCTGACCGGGGCAGGATTGGCGGCTCCCCGCACAGTGCTGGTGGCGGCGCTTAGCTGCTATGCGTTTGCGGGAATCTGCGGAATTGTGCTTTGTGTCTGGGCAGGAAGTTACGCTTTGATTGCCCTGGGGGTGCTAGCTGCCCTGGCGGCGTGGTTCTATACCGGGGGCAAACACCCTTACGGTTATCTGCCGGGAGTAGCCGAAGTAATGGTATTTGCCTTCTTCGGCCTGTTGGCAGTGCAGGGAACGATTTGGGTACAAGCCCACACGTTGCCTTGGCGCACCTGGACAGCGGCCAGCGGTATCGGGTTGCTTTCTTGCGCCCTGTTACTGGTCAATAATCTGCGCGATATTCCCGGAGACCGCCAAAGCGGAAAAAATACGCTAGCGGTGAAGTTAGGGGATAAGGGCTCGCGCTACCTGTTTGCCTGCTATCTCTATGCGGCATTGGTATTGGGGGTAGTATCCTTTAATGTTCGTTGGGAAGCCCTACTGTTTGGCGTGGCTATGGCGGTTTGGGTGTGTTTTCCGTTGCTAAAAGTATTGCAGGGCGCCCGCGGTAAAGCCCTGATAAAAACCCTGAAACAGGTGGGGCAAATCACCTTAGGGTATGGGCTGGCTATCGCGGTTCAGTGGGCTTTACAGGGTCTTTAG
- a CDS encoding AMP-binding enzyme: MEILSPFHYLPIGDSSADVSTLLSTLAKYMGSTDDSPQNLRNPRLRGKQILFPFPQVSGFPQELKEYETLRRQVPEAAAIALPAPAGGAVICYSQLTIKGMAEAVNSAVGRPGRWILTAPVTEIDGIMTLARAIAVNIPPIIAAKTQPASAVEIIRAVQRAQDRSQKDDAPIYLQISKKQLAELLEVPPAQRTELSAVSKLIVTGLTSRDHLARTAQQAGISIVQGYGIPESCGLCVLDGKPVAGVHVATIGDRIWLSGICMMTGYLADPGEVEFISRGRKRWLRTKDAGHIRGSQLVVDGRVRDVIATAGVRIQASLVERVIQDLPQVEQVVVVGVPDPKWGSLVTAVIKPAPDVAEQLLNPRHNLEVKTEDKPLFPQLKPVKIDPERVRELAGLPEEDEEEPKLTPLEAAMAAMAAKIRGAKVDVVAAAETGELPAGIYEVARGTANPSEEGDIVLPAPGTSALEPVSLPEDLDGDLEQMEIAATEITGGRKRPDSGDQPHSATVPTEDESEPSTDLAMLVRSLVTGQLDRAHAPRALVLVDKIPTDLQGNLDRAACRDLAARRVAAGEAWIR; this comes from the coding sequence ATGGAAATCCTTTCTCCTTTTCATTACCTGCCGATAGGTGATTCCTCGGCGGATGTCTCTACGCTGCTTTCGACACTGGCTAAATATATGGGAAGCACGGATGATTCCCCGCAAAATCTGCGCAACCCGCGGCTAAGAGGAAAACAAATCCTCTTCCCCTTCCCCCAGGTCAGCGGTTTTCCCCAGGAACTTAAAGAGTACGAAACCCTTCGCCGACAAGTACCGGAAGCAGCTGCTATAGCGTTGCCGGCTCCCGCAGGAGGGGCGGTAATCTGTTACTCCCAGCTGACTATAAAAGGTATGGCAGAAGCGGTGAACTCTGCAGTTGGCAGACCAGGACGTTGGATTCTCACCGCTCCGGTCACCGAGATAGACGGGATTATGACCCTGGCGCGAGCAATCGCGGTCAATATCCCGCCGATAATCGCCGCGAAGACCCAACCCGCCAGCGCCGTGGAAATAATTCGGGCAGTTCAAAGGGCGCAAGATCGTTCCCAAAAAGATGATGCCCCTATTTATCTACAGATTTCTAAGAAACAACTGGCGGAGTTACTGGAGGTTCCCCCCGCTCAACGCACTGAGCTAAGTGCAGTTTCCAAACTGATAGTTACCGGGTTGACCAGCCGCGATCACTTGGCACGTACCGCACAGCAGGCGGGAATAAGTATCGTGCAAGGCTACGGGATTCCCGAATCCTGCGGTCTTTGCGTGCTAGATGGCAAACCGGTGGCGGGCGTACACGTGGCCACTATCGGGGATCGGATTTGGCTGTCCGGAATCTGTATGATGACCGGCTATTTGGCAGATCCGGGAGAAGTAGAATTTATTTCCCGAGGACGCAAGCGTTGGTTACGCACTAAAGACGCCGGACATATACGCGGGTCACAGCTGGTAGTTGATGGGCGCGTACGCGATGTGATTGCCACTGCCGGAGTGCGGATTCAGGCCTCCCTGGTAGAGCGAGTGATTCAGGATCTGCCCCAGGTGGAACAAGTGGTAGTGGTGGGGGTACCCGACCCCAAGTGGGGTTCCCTGGTTACTGCAGTCATCAAGCCGGCACCCGATGTTGCCGAGCAGCTACTTAACCCGCGGCATAACCTAGAGGTTAAAACCGAGGATAAACCGCTATTTCCCCAGTTAAAACCGGTGAAAATTGATCCGGAGCGGGTGCGGGAACTAGCCGGACTGCCCGAGGAAGACGAAGAAGAACCCAAGTTGACTCCCTTGGAAGCCGCAATGGCGGCAATGGCGGCGAAGATTAGGGGAGCCAAAGTGGATGTGGTTGCCGCCGCAGAAACCGGGGAACTGCCGGCCGGAATCTATGAGGTAGCGCGGGGAACCGCTAACCCCAGCGAAGAGGGTGACATTGTCCTCCCAGCTCCGGGCACCTCGGCGCTGGAGCCAGTATCTTTACCGGAGGATCTGGACGGAGATTTAGAGCAAATGGAAATCGCGGCAACTGAGATTACGGGGGGACGCAAACGCCCTGACAGTGGCGACCAACCCCATAGCGCCACGGTGCCTACCGAAGATGAATCCGAACCGTCCACCGATTTAGCGATGTTGGTGCGTTCCCTAGTTACCGGGCAACTGGATCGGGCACACGCCCCCCGAGCCCTCGTCCTCGTAGATAAAATCCCCACTGACCTGCAAGGTAACCTAGATAGGGCGGCTTGCCGCGACTTGGCAGCGCGCCGGGTAGCAGCCGGGGAAGCCTGGATTCGCTAG
- a CDS encoding SIR2 family NAD-dependent protein deacylase produces the protein MAEKKTIVVAGAGMSTDAGIPDYRGTGSSGMPTVDMDQFLGELYWQKWVWRRNQETWKTVARLQPTPGHRALARLEEAGLINCIATQNVDGLDRKAGCKNVQLLHGTFEEVQCLGCGAVFSREHIDQELRKLNPDVKDDPDPKNVAVLAAADEQAARACQFNLLSCPRCGGIIKPGIVFFGEALPGEAMDRSFAAAREADVVLAVGTSLAVLTGLWVLREAWGTGAKVAVINRGPTAADSLADVRVSGGASQVLTQVAEILLD, from the coding sequence ATGGCGGAGAAGAAAACGATTGTGGTGGCGGGAGCCGGAATGTCCACCGATGCCGGGATTCCGGATTATCGCGGCACCGGTTCTTCCGGGATGCCCACCGTCGATATGGATCAGTTCTTAGGCGAGCTTTATTGGCAAAAATGGGTGTGGCGGCGCAATCAAGAAACCTGGAAAACCGTGGCGCGGCTGCAGCCCACCCCGGGGCATCGGGCTTTAGCGCGTCTGGAGGAGGCAGGGCTAATTAACTGTATCGCCACCCAAAACGTAGACGGCCTAGACCGCAAGGCAGGCTGTAAGAATGTGCAGCTGCTGCACGGCACTTTCGAGGAAGTCCAGTGCCTGGGCTGTGGAGCAGTGTTTTCGCGCGAACATATTGACCAGGAGCTACGTAAACTTAATCCGGACGTAAAAGACGACCCTGATCCTAAAAACGTGGCAGTGTTAGCGGCAGCCGATGAGCAGGCAGCGCGTGCTTGCCAGTTCAACCTGCTGTCTTGTCCGCGTTGCGGTGGGATTATTAAACCGGGAATCGTGTTTTTCGGGGAAGCCTTGCCAGGTGAAGCGATGGATCGTTCTTTCGCGGCTGCGCGGGAAGCGGACGTAGTGCTGGCAGTGGGAACTTCCCTGGCGGTGCTAACCGGGCTATGGGTGTTGCGGGAGGCCTGGGGAACTGGCGCCAAGGTAGCGGTGATTAACCGGGGACCCACGGCCGCCGACTCCCTTGCGGACGTGCGGGTGTCTGGCGGCGCTTCCCAGGTATTAACCCAAGTAGCAGAGATTTTACTGGATTAA
- the tatA gene encoding Sec-independent protein translocase subunit TatA, which translates to MRPVHILILLLVLIIVFGASKLPDIARNIGKSAKVLKSELSDLSEDDNTKQVAAGTQNPQISATPSSPAPTQGNVQTSSPEVASGQSDTADSPETK; encoded by the coding sequence GTGAGGCCAGTACATATTCTGATTCTGCTCCTGGTGTTAATCATTGTTTTTGGAGCCTCGAAGCTGCCCGACATTGCCCGCAATATCGGTAAATCTGCGAAAGTTTTGAAGTCTGAACTTTCTGATCTCAGCGAAGATGACAATACCAAGCAGGTAGCGGCAGGGACTCAGAACCCCCAAATTTCTGCTACTCCTTCTTCTCCGGCACCGACGCAGGGTAACGTCCAGACTTCCTCACCGGAAGTAGCTAGCGGACAGTCCGACACCGCGGATTCGCCGGAAACCAAATAG
- the tatC gene encoding twin-arginine translocase subunit TatC codes for MPGQKKNNPQARMRVTEHLLELRKRLLLALAGIFVAAIGGWFLATPTLNWMQKPLQEVSGQAPQLNFQTIGAAFDMRIQVSLWLGVLISAPWWIFQIGAFIAPGLKRKEKIYITSFGLVGILLFSGGALSGIWVIPKAVSILNSFTPNGSVMLLRADSYITFFMRMVLAFGLSCLAPEILVALNFAGVMKAKTMLKGWRWAVVIAAVFSAVANPLPTAWPMIVQMMALIGLYLLAVAISAINDWVRAGGSLRGSFSKIRRKRKDNDATSAPKQ; via the coding sequence ATGCCGGGACAAAAAAAGAACAACCCGCAAGCCCGCATGCGGGTAACTGAACACCTGCTAGAACTGCGAAAACGCTTACTACTGGCGCTGGCAGGAATTTTTGTCGCCGCGATTGGCGGCTGGTTCTTAGCTACTCCTACCTTGAACTGGATGCAAAAACCGCTGCAGGAAGTAAGTGGGCAAGCCCCGCAACTGAACTTCCAGACGATTGGTGCCGCCTTTGATATGCGGATTCAGGTTTCCCTCTGGCTCGGGGTATTGATTTCCGCGCCTTGGTGGATTTTCCAGATTGGGGCTTTTATCGCTCCGGGATTAAAACGCAAAGAAAAAATCTATATCACCAGCTTTGGTTTAGTCGGAATCCTACTTTTCAGTGGGGGCGCCCTCTCCGGAATTTGGGTGATTCCCAAAGCGGTTTCGATTCTGAATTCTTTCACCCCGAACGGCTCGGTCATGCTGCTGCGAGCCGACTCCTATATCACCTTCTTTATGCGCATGGTGCTGGCGTTCGGTCTTTCCTGCCTCGCGCCCGAAATCTTAGTGGCGCTCAACTTTGCGGGAGTAATGAAAGCCAAAACCATGTTGAAAGGTTGGCGTTGGGCAGTAGTAATTGCCGCGGTGTTCTCGGCAGTCGCCAATCCCCTCCCCACTGCCTGGCCGATGATTGTGCAGATGATGGCGTTGATTGGTCTTTATCTGTTAGCGGTAGCAATCTCCGCTATCAACGACTGGGTTCGAGCCGGAGGTAGTCTGCGCGGCAGCTTCAGCAAAATTCGGCGAAAGCGGAAAGACAATGATGCTACTTCCGCTCCTAAGCAATAA
- a CDS encoding DUF6457 domain-containing protein, producing the protein MSSHTKKDDPEKMAQMHRWLEAVRTQLQLQEDPLKDVESELLSLIGTVAHGPSRPGAPLTAFLTGYMTGKGANAQEIIAQLQNLAKNWQD; encoded by the coding sequence ATGTCCAGCCACACCAAAAAGGACGACCCCGAAAAGATGGCGCAAATGCATCGCTGGTTAGAAGCGGTGCGCACCCAGCTGCAACTCCAGGAGGATCCGCTTAAGGATGTGGAATCAGAGCTGCTTTCTTTGATTGGAACGGTAGCGCATGGCCCTTCCCGCCCGGGGGCACCTTTAACCGCCTTTTTAACCGGATATATGACCGGTAAAGGCGCTAACGCCCAGGAAATTATTGCGCAGTTACAAAATTTAGCGAAAAACTGGCAAGACTAG